In Leptodesmis sichuanensis A121, the following are encoded in one genomic region:
- a CDS encoding HetP family heterocyst commitment protein: MNYQTSYSETTRIKVDKVMEADQFAQVVEAILAGKYSWACVLILRFAGYNPLHYIPYRTYNRLIKDNMHARSSPKEVKKINKIQKSQKEISPEIDQEAFSKPHQKPLHQIQDLAYLEAAHEQHRVVGGYRLIWLKNWLIG; encoded by the coding sequence ATGAACTATCAAACGTCCTACTCCGAAACTACACGTATCAAGGTCGATAAAGTTATGGAAGCGGATCAGTTTGCTCAAGTCGTTGAGGCTATCCTGGCTGGTAAGTACTCGTGGGCTTGTGTTTTAATCTTACGGTTTGCTGGATATAATCCACTTCACTACATTCCCTACCGAACCTACAACCGCCTGATTAAAGACAACATGCACGCACGATCGTCCCCCAAGGAAGTCAAAAAAATAAATAAAATTCAAAAATCACAAAAAGAAATTTCTCCAGAAATTGATCAAGAAGCTTTTTCAAAACCTCATCAAAAACCACTACATCAAATACAAGATTTGGCTTATCTTGAAGCTGCCCATGAGCAGCACCGAGTTGTCGGTGGGTATCGGTTGATCTGGCTAAAGAACTGGCTAATTGGCTGA
- a CDS encoding HlyD family efflux transporter periplasmic adaptor subunit, which produces MVFTPKPPLQEEQTKSLSSTASPQWSLPLQTVLDQPPSNLPIRFMLGGTVFGLLFATWAWIGHTDEVAQARGKLIPKGEVFQVHAVDSGKVVRIAVQEGQTVAAGQVLVELDTELARKDVERLEHLLQTSQMELLQTQSLLDKTQLQAETRAAIAKTTINMQEATIAQSKNNAVNNQDLLSQFQTDARAQEERLQRLKPLTEQGAISQENLFAAEQQLRDRQRSITERQNALQQTQAEASRLQIELAQKQEEARQSQLEAQQQIQQLTVKLTELQAKVKETQILLEETKAKLRQRFLRAPANGVILALNVRRSGVYTQPGQTIAEIAPQGQPLVISASLPSSEMGFVKVGLPVNVKLDAYPYQDYGIVSGRVSAISSDSKPDQQLGQIYRVEVALNRDYVNAKGQTFKFKPGQTAVAEIVTRRRRIADVLLDPLKKLQGETNL; this is translated from the coding sequence ATGGTTTTTACGCCCAAACCCCCCCTGCAAGAGGAACAGACAAAATCTCTCTCTTCTACAGCATCTCCCCAATGGTCGTTACCCCTGCAAACTGTTCTAGATCAGCCTCCTTCTAATCTGCCCATCCGATTCATGCTGGGGGGAACTGTGTTTGGCTTACTGTTCGCAACGTGGGCCTGGATTGGACATACAGATGAAGTGGCTCAAGCCAGAGGGAAGTTGATCCCCAAAGGGGAAGTTTTCCAGGTTCATGCTGTCGATTCTGGCAAGGTGGTTCGCATTGCGGTGCAAGAGGGGCAAACTGTAGCAGCCGGACAGGTGTTAGTCGAGTTGGATACGGAACTGGCCCGGAAAGATGTGGAGCGACTGGAGCACCTGTTGCAAACCTCACAAATGGAATTGTTACAGACTCAATCTCTGCTGGATAAAACCCAATTACAGGCGGAAACCCGTGCCGCGATCGCGAAAACAACTATCAATATGCAGGAAGCCACGATCGCTCAATCTAAAAACAATGCGGTGAATAATCAGGATTTGCTCTCGCAATTTCAAACCGATGCCCGTGCTCAGGAGGAACGCTTGCAACGGTTAAAACCCCTGACCGAACAAGGTGCTATTTCTCAGGAAAACTTATTTGCAGCAGAACAGCAATTGCGCGATCGCCAGCGCAGCATTACAGAACGACAAAATGCTTTGCAACAAACTCAAGCTGAGGCTAGTCGATTACAAATTGAGTTAGCTCAAAAGCAGGAGGAAGCTCGCCAAAGCCAATTAGAAGCTCAACAGCAAATTCAGCAACTCACCGTAAAACTGACTGAACTGCAAGCAAAAGTGAAAGAAACTCAAATCCTGCTGGAGGAGACCAAAGCTAAGCTGAGGCAGCGGTTCCTGCGGGCACCCGCGAACGGCGTGATCCTCGCGCTCAATGTGCGTCGCAGTGGTGTCTATACTCAACCGGGGCAAACGATCGCTGAAATTGCCCCTCAAGGCCAACCCCTGGTAATTTCTGCTAGCTTACCCAGTTCCGAAATGGGGTTTGTCAAAGTGGGGCTGCCTGTGAATGTCAAGCTGGATGCCTACCCCTATCAAGATTACGGGATTGTTTCGGGTCGAGTCAGTGCCATCTCTTCCGATAGCAAACCCGATCAGCAGTTGGGACAGATTTATCGAGTCGAAGTGGCTTTAAACCGAGACTATGTAAACGCCAAAGGGCAAACGTTCAAATTTAAACCGGGACAAACGGCTGTCGCTGAAATCGTCACTCGTCGTCGCCGCATTGCGGATGTGCTGCTAGATCCCCTGAAGAAGCTCCAGGGCGAAACCAATTTATAG
- a CDS encoding IS630 family transposase: protein MDKPDARHLSIETQNYLRQQAIRLREQGKRVKDISEYLGVHRNTVWEWWWEYEHYGEDALYQLERGRQVGEGRTLERWQEEAVQTAMQDHFPEDYQIDSALWTRRAVQALMEQVCQVKMPIRTVGEYLKRWGYTPKKPVERAYEQDPKTVQRWLEHEYPEIEQRAKTEGAEIAWGDESGVSSTEYGGRGYALLGTSPEIRPSERNRERVNYIASVSNQGGVQFMLYTCTLAAELFIRFCQRLIAKRQRKLFWIVDRHPVHRQQSVKQWLREHLEQIELFYLPSYSPELNPTEYFNGDVKQGVHDKPPSRNLKQLKGRVLSQLRKLQKLPARIRNYFKHPLIAYAAL from the coding sequence ATGGATAAACCAGATGCCAGGCACCTCTCGATAGAAACCCAAAACTACCTGCGGCAGCAAGCGATTCGCCTCCGAGAGCAGGGCAAACGGGTTAAAGACATTAGTGAGTATTTGGGCGTTCACCGCAACACGGTATGGGAATGGTGGTGGGAGTATGAACATTATGGAGAGGATGCTCTCTATCAGTTAGAGCGGGGACGACAAGTGGGGGAGGGGCGAACCTTGGAGCGCTGGCAGGAAGAGGCCGTGCAAACGGCGATGCAAGATCATTTTCCGGAAGATTACCAGATTGATAGTGCCCTGTGGACAAGACGAGCGGTGCAGGCATTAATGGAGCAAGTGTGTCAGGTGAAAATGCCAATTCGCACGGTGGGAGAGTATTTGAAACGCTGGGGGTACACGCCCAAGAAACCCGTAGAGCGAGCCTACGAGCAAGACCCAAAGACGGTACAACGGTGGTTGGAACACGAGTATCCGGAGATTGAGCAACGGGCCAAAACCGAAGGAGCAGAGATTGCTTGGGGGGATGAATCAGGCGTGTCCTCGACTGAGTATGGCGGACGAGGGTATGCCTTGCTGGGCACGTCTCCTGAGATTCGTCCCAGTGAGCGCAACCGAGAGCGCGTCAATTACATTGCCAGTGTGAGTAACCAGGGAGGAGTCCAGTTTATGCTCTACACTTGCACGTTGGCAGCAGAACTGTTCATCCGATTTTGCCAGCGGTTGATCGCCAAGCGCCAGCGGAAACTATTTTGGATTGTGGACCGGCATCCCGTGCATCGGCAACAGAGCGTGAAACAGTGGTTACGAGAACACCTCGAGCAGATTGAGTTATTTTACTTACCCTCCTATTCGCCAGAATTGAATCCAACTGAATACTTCAATGGTGATGTGAAGCAGGGCGTGCATGACAAACCACCGAGTCGTAATTTGAAGCAGTTGAAAGGGCGAGTGTTATCTCAATTGCGGAAGTTACAGAAGCTACCTGCTCGGATTAGAAATTATTTCAAGCATCCATTGATTGCTTATGCTGCGTTGTAG